One Hevea brasiliensis isolate MT/VB/25A 57/8 chromosome 6, ASM3005281v1, whole genome shotgun sequence genomic window, ATTGAGTCATATTCTATAAAATTGATGGTCAACTCATTGACAATATATATGATATAATTTGATACTAAATCATTTGAGTTCACTCAATTAactcatatttaaaataaaaacataaaatttacaaaattaatttttttttatcaaaaaattaatatatttaactcAAACACGACACAATcaataaattgaatgaaatttaatccaaaaatttttcatataattacccaataaataattcaaataattaaaaaaatccgAACTCAATTAACTTCCTCCATCCATTTGATTCCTCTAAATAGCATGGAATGGACATTAGTGGAGCCACATTTAGTTGAGTTGGTCAATTTACGCATTCaactttataaaatttataaaatatttttaataaattaattttattaaaaaaataaaaaatataaattagagTCTGTTATATATTTTGAATTAATACATATAAaaaagtttaaatttaatttatttatataactttatttttaattttttaaataatatataaaaatttaaaatatacagaatatattttatatttaatttctatTAAGTTGCATGGAGAAGAAAAAAACTATTCTTAATCACTTGGAACAATTACCGAGCACATATATTTTATCGGTGATTTTTGATGTATTACTGATAAAAAAGGATACGAGATTTAAAATGTGAAATAACTTTTACTAACGACAATATGAATAAATTATCGATAAAATCTTCACCAACCACAAGAATTTCGTATTTTCGTATACCCTCTTGAAAGTGATACTTTCAAATATTATATTCAACGGTAAATAAAATTGAAATCTTCTTTTAAGCTTGGATTCAGATAGCAACTCATAGACTTTGATTTGTGAATATAACCCCCTGCCATGGCCTTCATGCATACGAATACAACTCATTCAAAGTCGCTCATAATTACAAAGTTAGGAATTAACTCAATAACTTGatccaaaaataaaaaatttggatttaaattaattaattcaaatttgattaaaaaaattaaatgaatgaaatttaattcaaaatttaaaaattcatatttttatttGTAATGATCCATAACTTATAAAACGATCTGAATTTAATATGAaatcttttatttatataaatttaatgcaTAATCCaatcaatataattatttatttatttttaagggagaagtatgtggaaacccactatttatctatataattatttatttattttaattatctaacaataatttaaaatatttatttacaaaaaaaataataaaataaaataaagaatattttattggatggcctgtttatttatttatatatatatattacttttgaaattaaatatatatttgcaATTTGAACAACTCAGTTCAatcataactcttatcccattctatctCTTTCTGCTAAATTTTGTTCTCAAAACTTGTTTATCACTTTCTTTTTTCTATCGAATATTTTGAACAGATATTTTTATCATCCTTTATTTATTGCTATATATATAAACGTTTTCTCCTCCGCCAATGCATGTAACTTTTGCTGAGAAAGACTTGTCTTGacttgaattattattattattattattattattattattattattattattattattattattattattattattattattattattattattattattggctttaaaataaaattttattttcaataggTCTATcatattagtttaattaatcaagtttttactatattttgggtatgtaggagatttAAATATTCATTCTGTCAGTTAAAATtatctctcttttattgaatATAACTATTATCTTGAAGAtttcaggtgagtggtaattatagtacatggtaccgttttagtcccttttaaaatttattagcaTTAAAGTTGTTATTAAAtggaattttaaatcaatattttaacaattattttatatataattttctagagttttattttattattgaattttatttcgattttgattaaataattgacttTGTAAATTATTTCTACACTAGaaccattaggattccgggaatagGCCTTTAGTatttttatattgattgatatctgactataaaatttactaatgtgttacactgaatttatttgaaattgatttgatcttattaactctatgaaattattgaaaaaaaatatattgaaattgcattattagttattatttgctatttgaaattttttattgattttgattgatttatataaattgattttctgttttgaattagtacctgtgcccagtataattattattaaaataatattaaaattttaatttatattaattattataatattataaattgaatttattgaaaGATTTAATGATGAATATTCTGTCGCTAAATGTTATTAATGGCAATGAGTTAGGAATGTAATTTAACGaatgataatattttttattaatatatattgttgatcataaattattatttttagtatttttataaataacaaaaataataaaagatattttgaaaaattcaaatattCTCGCTTATTTTTAAGTCCAAGAGAGAGACCGACGCTAAAATGGATGTCCTTGTGAAATGAGACTTGGACGAGGACACGACTGTTCATCAAAGACCAAATGCATTGTAGGGTGAATGACCGTAGTAGGGTAACTCAGAAACAAAAAATACTGAAATGGGCTAACAACTCCAAAAATTATGAAGAGGGAGCGGGTGTCAGTGGTCAGTGTCtgggacgctattcaaaatagcgtctgaACTCCGAACGCTGTTCAAAATAGCGTCTGAACTCCGGACGCTATTCATATTAGCATCCGAAGTTGGgaagctattttgaatagcgtcctgATGCCTCGCACGCCACCCCTGCAAGAACCTGCACCCCTGCATTACGTCCCATCTGTAACAGGGCGCGGGACGCTAGTTTTATTAGCGTCCTGTGTGTGTAATTGCTCCGGATGCTAATTATATTAGCATCTTGTAGCTCTGGATGCTAATATAATTAGCATCTTGTGTTCATGGCGTGGCGCATCTCTGGTCTCGTCCCAAGTCCAATCTGTAAGTAGCCGAATCTCCAGTGAAACGGGATGCTATTTTTATTAGCGTCCTGTGTTCATCCCACTCCCCATATCTACCCCTGCTCTCTCTCCCTGCGCTCTCATTTACGGCatccatttcataattttttctaAGAAGCAGCTTACAGCCCTCAAGCCCTCAAAACGCTCGTTCATTCCTCATCCATTGTCTCATTTTGGTGGAGCAGCTTACAGTCAGGTGGAGCAAGAAGGAGAGGAGACAAGTGCAGTTGCAGTGTTAGAacacaaagaaagaaagaagaaatttgaaaaaaaattatattcaagtatgtattttaattgtttaataatttttaacatGTAATATATGAAATGCTTAGGTGATAATAATGTTTATTATTctgaaaataatataattttttttttgtgcatGTTTGTGAGAAATTTTTGGTGAGCAAGTTGATATTTTTGTAAGCATCACTTAAGAAATAAAATTTCGTGAAAATTTTTAACATGCAATATATAAAATGCTTGAGTGTTAATGTAATTATTATtctgaaaataatatatatatatatatttttatgcatGCATGTTGGTATGTTTGTGAGCAAGTtgatatatatatagtaatagcATAATACTGATAAAATGAGTAAAAGTTATTGGGAAAAATAATacaagaaattatatttttagtgTATGATAGTAAAGAaggtaaagaaaaaataatataaatttgtaGTATTAAGAAAATGTTAGGAAAgagaataaaaattataaatgtaaattatgttacaaaataaattttatattaagtcatataatttttgtatcacaaaatataatattttaataagttGAACAGAGAATATTAGTATAAAGTAAAATAATAGTTTAAGTTTTTAAAAATTAGTAAAAGCTATAGAAGAAAgggaaaaattaatagaaaattgagttcataatatattatagtaaaggatgtaataaaaataaaatataaatttttataaaatattattaaaaaatgaaaaattagtaatataaaaaattgccaaaaaaaataagtagcattttaattaaaacgtaattaataaaaataaattataaaattatattatttagataatattaaagaaataaaaaatagtaaaataaaaaaattgacgaAACTCAATAaacaattaaaatgtaattattaaaaaaattaatattattaaaatatgattaaaaagtGAAAACAATAGTAACATAAAAATTTGTCGAAATCATTGCAtgtttaattaaaatgtaattattagaaataaaatattaatttattttattaattaaaattaaaaaatagaaaaattagtaatgtaaaatgttgttgaaaataatttctttattaattaaaaattgagttcataatatattatagaaaaggatgtaataaaaataaaatataaatttatataaaatattattaaaaaatgaaaaattagtaatataaaaaattgccaaaaataagtagcattttaattaaaatgtaattaataaaaataaattataaaattaaattatttagataatattaaagaaataaaaaatagtaaGATAAAAAAAATTGACGAAACTCAATATAACAATTAAActgtaattattaaaaaaaaattaatattattaaaatatgattaaaaagtGAAAACAATAGTAACATAAAAATTTGTCGAAATCattgcatatttaattaaaatgtaattattagaaataaaatattaatttattttattaattaaaattaaaaaaatagaaaaattagtaatgtaaaatgttgttgaaaataatttctttattaaGTAAAATATAATGACCTATTGTCAACCATACCGTTTATGCTGATAGTTGTTgcgatttttattttattagaaatgTCAATTCCAACTTTTGCTACTTTATATTGGGATGGAGAAATCATTATGGATGATGAAGGCTATGAATATTATGGGGGTTCATCAACCGTCATTACTATTGGTAAACGTATGGATTTTGGtactttaggaatgaaaattgtcCGTGAAATTAATCTTAAAGGTGGACATGAATTTATATCGAAAATCTTATTCAGACAACCCATTGAAAAAAAATGGCTCATTTAAATGGGATTACATGGGTTTGGCAAACGATGACGATGTGAATAttatgtttaatttcattgatgaaATTGGAGGTATGTCATCGATTGAATTATATATTGACATTTTTCAACCATCTGCAAATGTTGTTGATGAAGCGGGCCCATCAAATAGTTGTTACACTGAAGCACTTAAGTGTACGGATGATTTTGAATCCGCAAGCAATGATTATTGTCCCGATGATGATGAGGATGATGCGGAGTCTGATGAAGAATGGATTGATAGCGATGACTGGGACATGAATGAGGATGGTGGTCATCATAATGAGTTAGTAGTAGATTTGCCTTTTTACTATAATACTCATGTTGCAAACCTAATAATGCCGCTTGTCCCTCCTCCGCCTTATAGTGAAATAGATTTTTCATTACTAACAATTGATCCATGGTCAACACCACAGTGTAGTTCAATGTGGGATCCATTAAAAGAATTTGAATTAGGACTGATATTCTCATCTAGAGAGGATGTCCAAAAAGCTGCCAAAGAATATCATTTACATAGGCACCATGAGTTTTGTAATGAGGAGACAAAGAGTATAACATATGCCATCAGGTGCAAAGACAAAAAGAGCAATTGTAAGTGGAGATTGCGTGCCTCACGAGGGAAAGGAAGTGATATATGGAAAATTACGTGATATAACGGGCCACATACATGTGTTAATCCATCACTGTCACAAGATCATAAGCAATTGGCTAGCAAATTTATATCTGATTTCATTCTCGCCATTGTACGTGAACAACCCAATGTGAAGATAGGAGCGTTACAGTCTGAAATGAAAGATAAGATTGGATATATGCCAAGTTATCGAAAGATCTGGAAGGCTAGGCACGATGTAATTATTAAGATATTTGGTGATTGGGAGGAATCTTACGGAAGGTTGCGACAATTGATGCTTGCTTTGTGCAAACAGAACCCTGAAAGTATGTTCTTCATTGAAGATGATCCTTTTTTGGTTAATAATAGATTAGATCCTGCTTATCAGGTTTTCGATAGAATGTTTTGGGCATATAAACAAACAATAGAAGGATTCAAGAATTATCGACCGGTTATATTCATAGACTCAACTTTTTTATATGGGAAGTACAAAGGATGTTTATTTTGTGCAACAACACTTGATGGTAATAACCATATTTTCCCAATTGCGTGGGCAATAGTCGACAGTGAAAATACAAGGAACTAGGATTGGTTTATGTCTTGTTTGAGGGTGTTTGTGATAGATCGTAAAGGAATATGTGTTATATCAGATAGACATATTGCCATAAAAAAGGCAATGAATCAAGATTGGTGGCAGCCCCCTGATGGGCATCATCGATACTGCTTAAGACATATCCTCAGCAATTACAACACAAAGTTTAAGAATACTAATATGAAAGAAGCTCTCCGAAAGGCAGGTTAGTTTTCTAAGTTGACTAGTTATTGTTACTGTAATCTAAATATAAATTTCACATAGTAAAAAACAAATAACATGGCTTTTTTATTTTTACAGCAAaacaattggaaaaaaaaaatttatgaggcCATGAACACAATCAAGAATGAGCATCCTGACACATTTGAATGGGCTACAAAGATACCTTTGGAAAAATGGACACGTTCTTATGATGGATGGAAACGTTATGGCTCCATGACAACTAATACTGTTGAGTTTGTTAATGGAATACTCAAAGGGATCCGTGCTTTACCAATAACTGCAATGgtagaaaaaatatttttccagTGTGTTGATTATTTTGACACACGCTGCACGACCCTCCGTGAGCAACTGCAAATGGGCTTCAAATTTACACCAGCATGTCGTCAAATATTACTTGACAATTTAAATGAAGCAAACTCATATCTTTAACCGCGATTGTGGTGAATTTGAAGTTTGGAAGGGAAGATCTGAAATGAAGCATGTGGTCAAACTTGATGAAAGGATATGCACATGTAAGAAGTTTGAAGAAATACGCATTCCATGTTCTCATGTGATTGCCGCATGCCAAGCAATGTCAATTAATTACGAGCAATACGTTTCAAATTATTACACGTTGGAGCGAATGCTTAAGTGCTATGAGTGGCAGTTTCATGCTCTTGGACATCCTGATTATTGGCCAACAGATAATTATCTAGTTCTTCTACCTGACCCAACCCAGAAAAGGTCTAAAGGACGACCAAATTCGTCAAGGAAGAAGAATGAAATGGATTGGAGTGTAAATCATTGTTCGCCATGTTATGGACAAGGACACACAAAAAAAAGTTGTCACATGTGAAGGAACAACATAACTTAATTATGTTACTATGTATCATTATTATAAATTGTTGAGGACTgtatttctttttatattttaattttatgtgtgtaaatgtaacatgtaTTATTATCAAGTACATTATCTCCCACATTGCTTACCCTCATAATAGTGATGATAGGTCCATATTGCATTATTTAATATAATGTTTGCATTATCATGTGTTTCTCATTTATTTATTTGTGCTCCATTTTGTTTATGTCGTAGATAATATAATGGCTCGTATAATGCGCACTCCAAAAAGGATTGTCAATCAACAACAGAGAGCAAGGGTACATGGTCTAATTATGAATTTGATTAATCTACCAATGGAAGTAACACCCTCAACTACAGGGAATTACCTACTCTGCATTGTTAAGCATATGATAAGGGTCAACAGGCTCATTCAACAAATCATATGGGAAGGAGAGCTATTAACAGATAAACCTAGATATTTGGCTTTAAGGTCAGCTTTTAGCTGTATCCACGACAAGGGTATACTTGACCGCGTATGGCAAAAATTAGAAGCTAACCGTACCCCATCATATTTACTGCTACTTAAGGGATtcgcaaaagaatatgctagttgGGTCGCTACGCGAACAATGTGTCGGTCAACTAATATAAAAATTCGTGATAGTAACAAACATACTCTGTTGAAGCCCATGTTACCTAAAATCAACTACAGATTGGACAAAGACCTTTATGATGAGCTAATTAGATCATGTCCTGTGAATCAAATAGTCAGGGTGACCTAATTAGTTCTAATATTCTAAACAATATTTATATGTTTTATTGATGTATATTTATATGTTTTGTTCATGTATATTTATATGTTTTGATGATGTACTCAACAATATTGTACTTTTAAGTAATGTATTGACTATGTTTATGTATATAATTTAATTCCTTCATTACATGTTTTTGTTACCATTCGTGTATTAATTAATGTACAAGAACCATATGTGCATTGTTTTACCTATCAAAAGATCCATTGAAAATGTATATTTTGTAATAATAAATAGGTATGACTAcacaaaaagaaagaagagattACATTGTGCCTGGTCCAATTGATAAAGAGCTTCTTCGACTCCAGCCACAACACCGTTCTGAAGGGATTTGAAATGGTACAGTTGAGCATGAAGTGGTTACATGCAGGAGGCAGGGGCTAATATTACATACTGACATTGATGACCGAATTGTTCCTCATCTTCGTGATTCTGGATTTATTAGTATTGCTAGACTAGGGTTTTTTTCTCTTGATTGGCACCTCATCAGTGCCTTTGTAGAGCGATGGCACATgactaatttaaatatttatttttatttgtataataaTTATGAACACTTGTCTTAATTTATATCTTGCTTTAAGCCAATTGCTCGTATGACATGTtagtaaatattttatatatatatatttttaattaatttgaaaataataaagtaattaaaactaataaattaattacatttacTAATTGCTATGAAGAAAATATATTATCCATAAttataataagaataaaaattaatattagttatactttaataacttttaatgtttataactaacataattttaaatttatcaatcTACTATGTTCTAAATATTAGAAACAAAAAAATTCCCATTAAGATGTATAAAATATACTATTTCAAATATTatacatttatatttttaatctataaattaagaaatatttttatgattaataaattttttttacaaaaatataaaattaattttttgaatataaatattttttaaaccgTAAATTATATTCTATttacaatatataaataaaattaatttcacaaatatataatattaaataaatattactactACTAAAACACAAAACAAACTTTATAAAAAATCAATGTATACAACTaacatatataaatttaatatattttataaaatataataaataaataaaattaaatgatcaaaatattataaatttaatatattttacaaaaatcaattaaataaataaaatataaaaattgtggtACTTGGGACGCTAATTATATTAGCATGTCTTTGGGTTAGCAACTGCATGGGATGCATGGCGGAGAAGGGCACTGGGATGCTACTATAAGTAGTGTTTTGCTCGCTGGGACGCTAGTATCAGTAGCGTGTTGCTGCTAATCGTggggacgctattcaaaatagcgtcctgACGTGaaaacgctattttgaatagcattTTCTTTGAGACGCTATTTTAAATAGTGTTTTTCTGTTGGGACGCTATTTTTATCAACGTTTATGTGTTCCCTCACCCCTTTCACATAATTATCCAACATTCTAACCCATTTCAGTATATTATTTTTTAGATTCGGTCAATTTCCCTGCATTGTACTTTTTCTGCGTACCCATTACATTCCTTGATTGACGCGTTTGGTAGGATATCTCCAATATAGTACTACTGCTTCACTTGCTTTGCTTTGTTCATTTCCTTTATCATCGTAGTATTTCAGTAATCAAATGTCTGTCTTACAAAGTGTAAGAAATTAAAAATCCTGATAGCCCTTATCTGTTCTTCTCTTGATCATTTATGGCTTCCATTGCTGCCTCTTCCTGCAAATATGATGTCTTCCTCAGTTTCAGAGGGGAAGATACCCGAAAAAATTTTACTAGCCATCTCTATGCTGGTTTATGTCAGAAAGGGATTATCACCTTCAAGGATGATCAAGAACTTGAGAGAGGAAAAACCATTTCCCAAGAACTCCTTAAAGCAATTCAAGATTCTAAAATTTCAATCGTTATTTTTTCAAGAAGCTACGCTTCTTCCTCTTGGTGCTTGGATGAGCTTGTACAGATTTTCGAGTGCATGAAAACCCAGGGACAAATGGTTATGCCTGTTTTCTACCATGTGAATCCAACTGAAGTGAGAGAACAAACAGGAGAATATGGAAAATCATTTGCTCACCATGAACAACGTTTCAACAACTTGCACAATGTTCAACAATGGAGAACTGCAATGACTGCATTGGCCAATCTCTCTGGTTGGGATTTACAGGACAGGTATACATACAACTCTTTTTCttgcataatttaaatttcttttatttggaTAATATTTGATCTGTAGATGAAGTTGTAAATTTAGGCTTCTATTTGCTTAGGGTTGATCAGCAACCAGTCTCTTTGAGACTGTTTTGTTCCTTtcaatgtaatatattttggggtTGGTTGAAAAGATAGAATTTTTCAACTTTAGGCTAAATTCGCCGGATCGCAACTGGTTACATTTTTACTAGTATCCGATTCGACCGAACCTTAAtagaataaattagaatagtacaTAATCGGATaattgaatttgagtttgaaAAATAATACTAAGGTGAATTTGGGTATTATATGTTAGGTATCCATTACCCAAATCTGTTTATAtacatacttaattaaatataagatatatgtttttttataatatttataaattttatatttttattttaaataaataaaattaaatattttatgaaattattaaattttaaaatataaaatattaataaaaataattttttatgtaaattattaaataaaatatataaaattaaataaatttgagtTTTTTTCGGATAATAATAATCGGATTTGTAACCGGTTAAGAtagttgataataaattttaatcaggtTTGAGATGGATTCGGGTTTTGAAAACATTAATCGGGTTCGAATTCAGGTGGGTAATTGTTGTGGTACTCTACCCGTTGTCATCTCTATTATCACtttggaaaattatatatatatatatatatatatatatatatatatatatatatatatatgtatattaaattattgtattaaaaagaaaatatgttGTTTATTTTTCAAATTAACTTTTAGATatgtgattttaattttttttaataataaatgaaaCTCATATTTTATTTTGTAAAGCTAAATTATTAATTGATTTCTTATGGTTAAAGGGAGACAGCAGAGTGAATTTGGCATTTTATATTACTTATAACAAAAATTTTTTAGCCAATAAacctaaaataaaaatattaatcactTTATTTTCCACAGAATTAGTtctctttaaatatttttattatattatttaattcattataaaataaaatttttttagccAATAAACCTAAAATTCGTTAGCGTTACGATCATTGAGGTCATTAGATTTAAGTTACTGCAATCTGGTAGAAGAAGCACTTCCTAGTGATCTGAGCTGCTTCCCATCATTGAGAACACTCAATCTAAGCGGAAATGGTTTTATTAGCATCCCTTCAAGCATTAGTAGACTTTCAAAACAAAGTTGGCAATCTCGCTTCCAAGAGACCGAAAATGCCTGTAGATCCTGAGTCCTGAGATGAAACTAGCGAAATACCCGCGCACGGTGTgcgtgtctatatatatatatatatattcattcttcaaaatttttgctaaattaattttatttaagtaaattttcttttattttaataaatatatacaaTTTAAAATTTACTAATCCTGTTATTCATATAAAATGAGTGGTACTAAATTATTATCTCATCCGTTAAAACTATAAACTTGCACTATTTTAATATTCGATTCATTAACCAAATTATTGTAtacattttattttttgatttggtttcaactaatattttcaattatttttacttgtagtTAAATTTTCGATGTAATTCTATTTTTATGTATAAGAATATAGTTATTTAACTAAAGCGGGAAAATAATCCGATgcaaaaaagtaaataaaaaggAAATGAGAAAAAATGATGGCTAACCTCTTATAGTAAAAATTTGAAAGGTAGTTTTTAACTTTTTAaggaaaaaattatattaattatataaaaaagtgTAGATTATATATTTGGGTGACTTGATATAGAGAATATAAGTTGACTTTATATTAATTGACTAtagtataatattaatttttatttgattattttaatttaatttataatttgtgtcattttaacttttctttataaaaaaataatttattttaatttttttgtgctTAGTAGAGTGAGAAAAgtaaaataagaattaaaaataataagattTGTGAATTAAAACTAATAACTCTTAAAAGAAGCAATATAAATAATAAAgcaaattaaaagagaatttaaGAGCAA contains:
- the LOC131180652 gene encoding uncharacterized protein LOC131180652; protein product: MKDKIGYMPSYRKIWKARHDVIIKIFGDWEESYGRLRQLMLALCKQNPESMFFIEDDPFLVNNRLDPAYQVFDRMFWAYKQTIEGFKNYRPVIFIDSTFLYGKYKGCLFCATTLDDRKGICVISDRHIAIKKAMNQDWWQPPDGHHRYCLRHILSNYNTKFKNTNMKEALRKQNNWKKKIYEAMNTIKNEHPDTFEWATKIPLEKWTRSYDGWKRYGSMTTNTVEFVNGILKGIRALPITAMVEKIFFQCVDYFDTRCTTLREQLQMGFKFTPACRQILLDNLNEANSYL
- the LOC110659472 gene encoding disease resistance protein RPV1-like, with translation MASIAASSCKYDVFLSFRGEDTRKNFTSHLYAGLCQKGIITFKDDQELERGKTISQELLKAIQDSKISIVIFSRSYASSSWCLDELVQIFECMKTQGQMVMPVFYHVNPTEVREQTGEYGKSFAHHEQRFNNLHNVQQWRTAMTALANLSGWDLQDRYTYNSFSCII